In Sparus aurata chromosome 5, fSpaAur1.1, whole genome shotgun sequence, the genomic window CCCGCCGTTCATCCTCATCCAGTGTTTCAGAGTTCATTGTCATGTTGAATTCTGGTCAAGGTGTTGTCCCCTCTCTGTACTTGAATGTAGTGCAGGGATGTTTGTGATGCAGCTGTGAAGTTGCactttgggaaaaaaataattattttctaaataaacttaatttataaCTATACTCTGACGTGGTTTTGTATCTATCGTTTTACACTCTGCGCTGCCTTGTTGACAAGAATTACTGCCACGCCGTTGTATGTCTGAGCTGTGGTATTGAATAAAGGGcagaacattttaaaggatATAAAACAAAGAATAGATAGATATTTGTGTAAAACCCTAAAACATAATGCCTTCAGCCACAACTAATGCCATTACAAGGACATAATAAAAATACTGAATTAATGTTGATAGTTTTATTCCAAATACTCTACAAATTCAGgatagaaaatatatataaagctCTAAAAGTGCAAAAACAATCTATTCTTTTCTACATTGGCAAAACAACCAGCATAACATTTTACATCAAAATGGCACAAAACATGTCCTCATAACCTACAAGAAGGCTTCAGTCTTTAAGAGGCATTtaaggacaggttcacatttttACCAGTCCGCCTTAAAGCTGCACTCACATGTCCACATGTGCCTTTAGAGAGTTATTTGTCAGTTCAAATGTGCACGTGGAGGACGAATCTCAGTTATTCAAGCTATTCAAATCAATGGACTGAAGGAAAAGATATCCGCTTGATTTGATGATTTAAATGCAGATATTATCCCCCATCAGTTACCTGTCATCATGACACAGATGGGTCTCTTAATGGTCAGCGTTGACAGGAGGAACAGCTACAGATACCACAGACTGTTAACATCTACATGCCTATGGGAGTATTTTTTAAggcacacttaaaaaaaaaagtgaaattacaATTCTGTTTTGATTTCAGTCTTGCAGGTTGCTCATGTCCAGGCTGATCGAGGTCTGCTGTGAACCTGAAGGAGATAATTTAAGGCACACgttaatgtgaaaaaaaaagaaagaagcattTTCATCTGGGCTCTCCAGTTTCCTGTAGCTTAACTTTCATTGTTTACCTTCTCCTGATATCCTTTCTTGGCCATCCTCTGCCTCTCCagcctcagctcctcctcctggatTTGAAGAgcctccctgtcctcctcctcctcctgctctatCCTGCACTGCTCCTCCCACTGCTCCTTGCGCTTctgctccacctgcagcacacatTAATGAATAACTTCATGTCTGAGATGTacattctttgtttttcttaataaaCTTTGAGGTGGGGAGAAACAAAGtctgatgaaaacaaatgcactAACCTGAGTATTTATCTCTTGCATCCGTGCTGTCCTGCGACCCTCCTCTTGCTCTTTTTCCCAGCGCCTGgtctccctctcctgctccagcCCCTGGATCAGCTGTTCTCGTCGCTTCAGGGACTCCTCCTGAGCCTCGCGATTCTTCTGCATTTtcagctccagctgctgctgtctccCCACGAGCACCTTTCAGTGAAGACGAAAGGAGAGTTTTCCTTTAGTTGTCATATCCTTTGAAGTGCGCTCGTTTGATTTGAAGCCTGTTTTACCTCTTGCATAAGCCGTTCTctggcttttctctccttctcccacTGCGCTTCTCGTTTCTCCCACACACGCTGAGCTTCTTCCCTAAAATAGTTTAGATACATACGTTTATATCTGAGGAGAAGCAGGAGTCCGTACCTGCAGGGTCAGGACTTAGCGAATCCTGGTGCTCACCTGTGTAGGACGTCAAACTCGgcctccctctcctgctccaactgaagctgctcttcaATCACGCGTTTCATCCAGGCAGCGTCAGCGATGGCTCTTTCCCTTCGTGTGGTCTCcatcctcctgtcctcctgctctccttccAGCATGGCTGCCAGGATCTTACGGTCGGCCTCCTGGTTGGTGCAGATTCATTTAAGGCAGGAGAAAGGGAAGTTAGATCACACGTGGAGTAATATATTGTATCAGAAGATGGTGAATAAGACAAACCAGTTCCTCCTGCACTTGTTGGGCCCTCCGCTTCAGCTGAGCACGATATTGCCGGATCAAGAAGCGCCTGGTGGAACATACAACCAATGAATCAAATGCCTCACCCTACTGAAGAATCATCTCACTCATCACAGCCTCCTTTACCCCATCTCAGTCTTCTTTCGCCTCCCCTCCATgtccctcctttcctcctccaaCTTCTCCAGCTCCCACTGCTTGACAAGCAGAGCCTCTTGCTCTTTCTTCAGACGAGTTgcctgagagaaaaaaagaaatgcttcaAAAACACATCTACAAAATCATGTTTCACGGCAGAAGCACTTAGTCCAGGTTCTGAatacctcctcctccctcagcttCAGCTCTTCCATTTGTTTGCGAAGTTCTTCAGCTCTCTTCTGCTCGTCTGCGTGCCTTTTCTCCTCTGCTTGTTTCATCCTCTCCAGCGCCTCTTTTCGGGTCCTCTCGTACTCGTTTTCAAAGcgcctcttctcctcctgcgcTGCCACTTCTTGCTACATGTTCAGAAGGAGATGAGTCACTCACAGCAGGTGTCTAAACTTTCTCAATTATGTACCATGTTGATGGGATTGAGCAGAGTAGATTTCAGACCTGATACTGTGCTCACAGCTGACAGGAGCACCGTTTGATTAAACATTGATTTGTTACATAAATAATTAGTCAAGTAAAAGGATAATGACTCAAATTAAAGACGTGCAGGTCTTAGAGGTGTATCATCTCTGACTTGACTGAGGTGACACGAGGACATTTCGCCACAGTTTGGTTTGAAGCAAACTGAGTATTGTACAACTCACAAGCTTCAAGTTTGACAAAGGACCTAAAGGTCAAAAACAGCTTTAACGCATCGTGGTTATTAAAACGCTCGAATGAACAGACGCTGAACCGTTTCATCTGGCAGCAGCGATAAATGTCTTACCTCTTTCTTCTCAGATATCTGCTCCTGCCACTGGCCGACAACATGATCTTTATGTAATGCTGACTCGACCTGTGGACAGATTAAAAGAGGAGTAGTGACAAAGACGAGACAGAGATACCGATGAACTCGAACCTTGGCGGAAGGGATACCAGAACATTTTATTCTCTTGAGTCAACGCTGGACTCAGGTTAACAAAAAAGTCATGGAATATCCGCATCACAAGCCCTATTAGTTTCCAGATCAAGTGAAGTCTTGACAAAAagtgtctgttttctttccttgcGGAGCTCTTTAGACGCACAGGATGGTCACAGGATTCCTGAGGCCCATTTATCACTTCATCAACAGTCAGGCTTTGAGGTAAGAGATTTGGCTACTTGTCACTTTTGCATGAATAGTTTAAACTGAGCTACCTCTCGCAACTCTgggttgtttttcttccagTGTTCCCTCAGCAACTCTTGTGCAAGCtaggaacaaaaagaaaaggagagaggaaataaaTGTTGTAAACTGACAGTAGAGCATCGTGATGCAGTGCTGACAGAGAAATATCCaaccttttttctcctttcctctctcgcTGTACGCAGCTCGTCAGTTTTTTGCACCAGCTGACTTGCCACTGTGCTCCTGTCAGGAACCAGTTCGCTGAGCTCCGCCTCCAGCCGGTCTTGCTCCTCTTGAAGCATGGCCCTGAGCCGATTCCTGCGCTGCTCCAGGCTggccttcttctcctccttcattcTCTGTTTATGGTATGCTGACATACTGACAAAACAGTGGGGAAAAATGACTTAGGTTGTTTTTCTCCCGCATCATTATCTGCTCAGACAGAGAACATACAGCCAGCCTTATGTCTGTTTATAACTCACTGGGGCTGAACAATTAATTGAAATATCAGCAAAATTGCAATATGGCCCCGTGCAATACCTAAACTGTATGAGCTTATTTTAAATGAAGCATCGTGGTGATACAGAGATGCCCCCTGACCTGAAAATCATATTCTCCTCATGCAGGGAATCTGCTTAATTTGCAGACTCCAGAAAAAAATTGCAtcattattagattttttttctccagtgaAATTTTTCCTACTAATACCGCAAAACTCATATCGCAATATCTGTCACAGCGATGgcaatatgttttcttttgcacatTGTGTGGCCAAgaggggacacacacacacacacacacacgcacacacacacacacacacacacacacacacacacacacacacacagatattctGTGCACCTACTGTATAATCAACAAGAAACTAAATGCTGAAAAAGAGGCAGTGACTTACACGCTATTACTTCCAGTATATAATTATTGCAcctgtatcattattattatcgcTGCAGAGGAGGTTGTGTTTtacctgtgtctgtttgtttgtcagcaggattacacaagaACTTCCGAattttcaacaaaaatatatCTGTATTAATTGATTTTCTCGCTTTCTTTAATATTGGGAAATAGGCATTTTCTGTACATGCAGTCCTGAAGTACAAGacatttttgttgatttctCAGGGGAGAAAGAAATCAGGCATATTAAGGTATATCCTAATAAAAATCTATTGGTTTTCACAACACAATGGAGATTATGATTccatctgcattgttttgttttcctggtAATTAGCTGTTACAGATTTGGTGATCTTAAAATATGGCTAAGCAGTTCATCAGGGTTTCCACTGGATTAGATCATTTTCCAGGACTTTTCCAGGACTGTTTCAGTGACGATCTAGCAGGTACAACAGACAGGGAGCAGGCCCATACCCTAATATGTCCCATAATTAATCAATGTATAACCCCTATGCCTTTTTCTCTACGTACATATACGAAAGAAAAATTAAGACAAGtctctcaaaacaaacaactaacTGGTTTCCCATGTTTTCCATGATGCGTGGGAACCCTGTTAATAGGTACATTTTGTATATCACTGCTTCTTTTAAAATTGTTGACCACATCTGTAACCCGGGGACCCTTTTACATATGGGATGTTTACTTACAGAGCCATCTAAGGaaggacagaggaagagagaagggtGTAAAGAATATAATGCAGAAGCCCTCTACTTACCCACTATATCAATATGTGCATGAAggtgaaagaaaacagaaaacatgaacaaaaacaataacTAGCATTAACCATGAATTGTTATTTGTGACTGCACTATTTTATCTTATAATGTTTCTGCATTCATGGGGAAATCATGAGGTAAAAGAGGAGGTCCGAGGCTTTCTGTGCTCACATTACCTCTGCTGGTAGGAGTGACGGGAGCTCCACACCGCCTGTTTCTCGCTGCGGACACTCTGCACTCTGAAGTACTGAGCATGCAGCTCCCACTGCTGCCGACACCGGGCCTCCTGCTCCCGCTGCCGGGCCAGCTGAGCGGCCAGCGTCCGGGACCGGCTGGGTATCTGGGCCGAGAGGGTCGGCAGAGCCATAGACCTGAAGTACAGTCAACATACATTATTATAAACAACAGATAATTACCTCAACCTTATCCTAGCTAGCGTCCTTTGTTTTGAACTGGGTTAGCAATTTAACACTACAATATGTGTCTTTACACGACTCGTGTAAAAACAAACCGTTCACCATCATGTATTTTGTGATGTTATATGTGTTTTCGGCTATGTAACGTTCATTATTTAAGGAAAATGAAGAGGGGGGATCGTGAACTAAGCGTTTACGATAACTTACTCCTCTCACAGCGCAGCAACCATTCCGTGCTTAAATTAAACTTCACAGCTTTATAAAAAACACGTACTTACACTTCAGGTGATGAAGTCGGTTTCCTGCTCTTGAtatttgttaaaataaatcgtccctttgtgtttttctgcacgGTAACATCGCCTGTATACAAGCCGCCAGTTCTCCTTAGTTACCAACGAATCACTTCCTAGTTACTCCCACGCTACGGGATGTAGAAAAGGTCAAAATTGCTCCTTGGTTCAAAAACGcgaaacgtgttttttttttcacatataatatgtatttttattttgtttttaaagcatcGTAAGTCTAAGTCTTACTTTACATTTTAGGATGAATAATAGCTTGTCGGATATTTATTGATAATTGATTTGAGACACTTTTATTGTTATGGTtgctattattactattttatttaattttagtaatgtatttgttttttttcttccacttttAGGTcgctaaaaacacaataatgcattaacaacaatgataataaccataatgaatataatattcaaaataataatatcttctttattattaatattgagGAATCCAATTAGAAAGAAATGAATATTAGAAATAAAGAGCATTTAGGGGTCTGTGATCTTCAGTCTGTCTATTGTAACTCTGAGATATTCCTCAAAACTCCTTAGTTGGCAGTAAAGCAGTGTGTATGATTGGTGTCAGCTGATCAGAGCACATCAgctgctgtgcgtgtgtgtgtttcttctctccaagCGCCGTTTATCAGCCCTTTTACCCGACAGGTGGCGATGACCCGGATCTATCAGTGACCAGTCGATCACAGGAGCCGTCGACTGGATATTCCACCAGCAGCCGCTCAGGTgactttcatgtgtgtgtgtgtcactgtaaaTCTGCAGCAGAGGGGCTGACAGCCTGTTCTATCATTCCAGAGGTAAGAGTGTGTCCGGACCGGAGAGATGGCTCTGTTAATGGAGCACCAGTTCAGGCAGCTGCCAGCTGACAGACAGGTGGAAACGAGACCGTTCCTGGAGGCTGTGTCATACCTTCCACCCTTCTTTGGTAAGTGAAGTTTCCACGGTGTGACACAGTAGAGACCCTGTAGACACCTCTGACAGTCCTGGAAATGAAGTTATGTGGAGATAAATGTGAAAGACTTAActcacaatgtgttttttctgtttgactTGTTGAAGGCTTACAGTTGCAGACCGAAGGCACAGAGAGTTTTGAGCTTCTACATTTGTACTGATGTATAATTCAAGCCTCCTGACTGTTAATTTGGCTGAAcaaattaccttttttttttttctccccccaccTTCATCCATCCTTcacctgctgtttgttcaactttgattaataaacacagaacCTGCGAGGGGGAAATCTGTCACAACTCTTTCTATCAAACCCCCCAACGAGACGATCTTGTTCTTTTTCCAAACGATAATCTTTTTTGGATCGTGTTTCTCTCCATCAAGCTGTCCACAATCCTTTATCATGCATAATTTAATCCACTGGCCTGGATTTTAAGTTGTGAAAATTGATTAGTACGGTGTTGAGTTCCTCTCGCCCATTCACCGGCGGCCTGGTGCACCTGGGCATCTTTGTGCGGCTTCATTCTGTATTAATATGCCAAAGGTCCTCTATTGAATTTGCCATGTGAAACCCTTGAGAGGAACCAAGTCCGATGTCCACATTAAGCTCTTTCCTCCTTGTCACTATTGTTTTTCCTGACCTAGAAAGTTTCTCTGCCAACTTTCCAGGCTGTTAAAGTCCTGCACGCTCTCACAGCACATTCGCACAAGTGTTCTCAGTTAATTTGCCTAATTAGACCTCGTCTTCAGGACAGTATTACCTGACTGTACTGATGGTTTTGTATCTGTTTCGGCAGGACATCCTATACTTTGATTATCCCCTTTAAAGTATAAGTAGTTCGGTCGATTAGCCAAGATAATTGGcaacaactgtgtgtgtttaatgagccTTGAACTGAACAAATGATGCTGTTTGGGACTATTTCTTTCTAGAAGATTGAATATGTTAGCTATTTGTCATTTTAGATTGAATATTTTTAGTTTAATAGATGTCACTGTTGCTCCTCAGAGAGCTGTTTCCCTGTCCATGTGTAAAATGCATTTTGTGAAGAGAGTGGAAAATACAAAGAGACAGAACCACGATGTCTCCGAAACAAGATATGTAGCCGTCGGTGCTGCGGCGGTGCATCACATCGGCACAATAGAGTCGAGTTTGTCACGAGTAGTTTCCTCTGACGGCTCAGGAGCTGAAAGCCGTTCTGTCAGTGTGTCGACCAGGAGCCGCGTGTGGTCGGTTCACTGTCCTGTCACCAAACACTCAGCGGTTCCTCATCAGTCTAATTAAAGGACACCTTATGATAATGCTGTGGTGATGTGTCAGTGAAAACAGAAGGTCTAATCCAGGTGGATTTGTTTTACCTTCCAGCGTCATGTTGttacagagagtgagagggaggacaTATTTTGAAAAGGATAGcctggaagttagcatcacaCCATCCAGTGGGATTCTTCTGTTGGATTTTGGGTTACTGCAAAAAATTAGAGAACTTTTTGATAGTTAGATGTTTTGATGAACTCCACTGGTGTGATTTTTGAAGCGTAAAATGAGATCGCCACCAGTAAAAAGCTAACGCCAGGCTATGAACAGACCACAGCGGCCTGACTTCGACGTCATCAACACTGAACATCCGACCACACTAAACtatacacactttaatgtgaattCATTACCAGTTGGAAAGTAAAAGTCACAATAGTCTGCATGTAATGACGTGGTGAGTAGATGCGTCTTGTAATGTTTCACTGATGTCTCCTTTCAAAGACTCATCACAGCGTTAAAAGACTAAACTTGAAAATCTCTTCATCGTGTGTGAACCACAGACCTCTCGCAGACTGATTTTCTTGCAGCTCTCTATTGTGGGACAGTATTTTGACAACTTAACTATCTTTCCAGTTTCCCACAACTGAATATTACCACAGTTTTTTGCTGACCTGCGCTGGTTTAACTTCTCACGTCACTGCGCCGATGTACCGTTCACTCCTGGACcctgtgacatcactatttGGTGTGTTTGCAGGTTTAAAGAGCACGTTTCTGACCGACACGGTCGCACCCATGAGTTAATGAAACAGGCCTGAAATGCAACTTTTCAGCTTGATATCAAAgaataagttcacccaaaaattaaaaaattccGTCATTATGCTGTCTGCAAATTACTTCTGGATCTTCGCAGGGATCTAGGGGGTTTATGGACGAGTTGTATGGAgacaatttacatttttttcagttgttttttgctttttaaaacaagctaCTTAAGTTGtcaaggagaatgctgcaactctgttttgctgtgaggctgCAGAAACGTTCTGTGACGACAAACGTCCCCCAACTTTTCTATCGGCTTGAGGTTGTGTAGATGAAGACTTGAAGCCTGAGTATTCTTCTATCTGCTCGGTTTAGCACTTAACAAAAACTTTATCACAGACGATTCAGACTTCTAGATGAAATAATCAGATCCAGGATGCAATTTAGTAGCTGCACACTGTCATCAGTTTGAAAAATGTTACACATATCGTCCCTTCGATTCGGCCTGACATTTGAGATGTCTCCGATTTTGACTTGCATGAGCGCAACAAGAGCGTCTGAGGACTGAACCAGCACAGAGCCGTGAAGTCTGAAAGGTCACAAGTGTTGTGCCCcactttaattttgtatttctcAGTCATACCTTGTGCAAATATTCCTCCTCAGACTGCCTCGGCTCGGCCATTTTTGCACCGATAAAGGCCGACATAGCTGGTAACATCACAGTGAGTATGAGTTAAATCTGTCACTCTTCTCTCACGTTTCTCAGTGACGTTAAAAAACGGTTCGATCTGCTGTTTCTTTTGCCGCTGCAACAGAAAATCAAAGCAGTTTTTGACACCAACCCGGCACGGTTCAAGACACTGCAGCACATATTGGAGGCTGAGAAGGAAATGCACGGCGCACAATGGCCCAAAGTCGGAGCAACACTGGCTCTGATGTGGCTGAAAAGGTCTGAGAGAatgtttaaatcagatttttgtgtttattagaTTTAAATGCATTTGTTCACCCGTGATCACTGCGctgacttttttctttaacaacCAGGGGTCTTCGATTTATCCAAGTCTTCCTTCAGAGCCTGGTGGACGGCGAAAAGGATGACAGCAACCCAAACCTCGTCCGAGTCAACGTCACCAAAGCCTACGAAATAGCCCTGAAGAAGTACCACGGCTGGTGGGTGCAGCAGCTCTTCAGGGTGAGTTCAGCGTCTGTTTGCGAAGGATTCACATTCATACGAGACCCTTTGAGTTGTGTGTAAATGTGGCGTTCGctttttgcttctttttagGCAGCTCTTTTCGCTTCTCCGTATAAGTCAGACTTCCTGAAGGCCCTCTCCAAAGGTCGGGAGGTCAAGGACGAGGAGTGCTTGGAAAAAATCAGGAAATTCCTCCTCAACTTCACCCCGACCGTCGACGCCATTTACGAGCTGTACAATAAGATGCATGCTGATCTCGATTACACGGTGTGACGGCAGGACGTCCATCTTTTCCTCCGCCCGCCCCACCCAGTTTACAACGTCACTCACACCCTGCAGCCCACAACCTGACACGGCCTCCCTCAGGTCAGCTGACAGCTCgctgcaggagtgtgtgtttgatccACTCTGTCGGCACACATCGAGTGTTTGCCCTCTTAATCATCTGTTCGCTTCTTCTGGcaccttttctcctctctgctgtttgaCTCCGGAGCGAAGCAGCTGCAGATTTAAGCCCTGTGTTCCTTTCTGTTCTCTGTTAGAAGAGTCGTGTTTGAAAGCGATATTTATGTGAACCTTACAAAAGTGGGACAATTATACCAGCAGTCAAAGTGCTACGAATGTATTTATGCCGTATACAGAAGAAACCCTGTATTTTTGTACCTTGTGTAGATTTTGGAAgaaatattttaaagttttcaaTCTCTTaaatttgaaatgtcacagtGCTCAGATCCATCCCACAACCTGCGACTGTGTTTTATTCATAAAAATCATCATTAATCTTCACTTTTTAACGGTTTTACCCCCAAGTTCTATCGTCCTAAGTTATTTATCAGAAGTTATACAAAACCCAAGCAGTCAGTCCGTCACTGAGGCCTATTTGACTTGTTTCACAGCTTCATGAATTCAATATTTTGCTTGTACTTTTTTTTGAAATACAAGAATAAGTCTGCACACTGTTGGCTTCTGATGTTGCACACCTGTTTTTGCCTTCAGCTGGAGGCACAAAGCACGTCAGCGTTCGTGCCTTCAGTCCTTTACGAGTTTCTACACGTCTCTTTGTGTGAACCAGGCAGGCGAGTCGAGAACAAAACGTTTATCGCCGAAGCAGTCGTCTTTGTTTCTTCACTGTCCCTCCGAAGAAAGTGCTTCTCCGTCCACTCTTCTCTCAGGTGCTTACATCGAACCGaatgtgtattttttctttacacCTCAGTGTTGAGGGGATATTTAGTGTGGCTGTATGACTTCTCGTCTTCTACACTGTTGTAAGATgcaaaagaagaagcagagacGTCAAATGTGATATTCTGCCAGCATATCGACCGTGACGAGAGGTTATTTATCCTGGTGGCCTTTGGTTGATCAGTTTTTGAGTGAACGTTTtgaagtgtgtgtctgttgcagtGTGTGTAAAGTGAAAAATAATTGATATTGTATTTTCAACTTATGTAAAACATAATTTGGAATAAAAATATGAGCAAcaatttatctgtttttatttttcccttctTTAGTTTCTTTCTTGAAAACATCTGCCAAGaatcagcagtggtggaaagttGTTAAGTTTATTTAAATCCAcgtttaagtacaattttgagttaCTTAAAAGCTTATGAAATAgaagttttgtttaaatttaactACCAACAGTTCATACGAGTAGAGCTGAAATGAGTGTTTGATAGAAAATTAATTGTTTGATCCTCGTTTCAGTCATCAGAACATTTCTTGGTTTGAGTTTCATAAATGTGGGTTTCaaatttgaatttcttttcaaTAATTTTGAATTCTGTACCAAtgtgtggacaaaacaagcgcTGCGAAGACTTTGGACCCTGAGAACTGATTATTAACAATCTCTGATTTCAGAATTTCTACAAACCAATCAGTCAGTTAATTGATAGAGAAACTAAGCAACAGATTATTCAGTTagaattaaatataaaaagcaAACATCCAAAATATTAAGATAACTTTACGCCCACGTTTTGattataacaataacaacaagtagaattttttgggggggaaaataaatcatgaaaCCAAAAGAAACGTTGAATGGACGTGAATGAACACGTATACTACAAgcctgtggtgtttttttatcttgacgtttgatttaaagttttatttagaTTATCTAAAAACTACAGATACGTTAAGATTTGTGCCTCATATTACACTTTAACTA contains:
- the tchp gene encoding trichoplein keratin filament-binding protein, which produces MALPTLSAQIPSRSRTLAAQLARQREQEARCRQQWELHAQYFRVQSVRSEKQAVWSSRHSYQQSMSAYHKQRMKEEKKASLEQRRNRLRAMLQEEQDRLEAELSELVPDRSTVASQLVQKTDELRTAREERRKKLAQELLREHWKKNNPELREVESALHKDHVVGQWQEQISEKKEQEVAAQEEKRRFENEYERTRKEALERMKQAEEKRHADEQKRAEELRKQMEELKLREEEATRLKKEQEALLVKQWELEKLEEERRDMEGRRKKTEMGRFLIRQYRAQLKRRAQQVQEELEADRKILAAMLEGEQEDRRMETTRRERAIADAAWMKRVIEEQLQLEQEREAEFDVLHREEAQRVWEKREAQWEKERKARERLMQEVLVGRQQQLELKMQKNREAQEESLKRREQLIQGLEQERETRRWEKEQEEGRRTARMQEINTQVEQKRKEQWEEQCRIEQEEEEDREALQIQEEELRLERQRMAKKGYQEKVHSRPRSAWT
- the gltpa gene encoding glycolipid transfer protein, with the translated sequence MALLMEHQFRQLPADRQVETRPFLEAVSYLPPFFDCLGSAIFAPIKADIAGNITKIKAVFDTNPARFKTLQHILEAEKEMHGAQWPKVGATLALMWLKRGLRFIQVFLQSLVDGEKDDSNPNLVRVNVTKAYEIALKKYHGWWVQQLFRAALFASPYKSDFLKALSKGREVKDEECLEKIRKFLLNFTPTVDAIYELYNKMHADLDYTV